In Planifilum fulgidum, a genomic segment contains:
- the atpF gene encoding F0F1 ATP synthase subunit B has protein sequence MEFHLGTMLFQVVVLIILIALMARFVVRPLLAMMKERQDYIDQQITAAEKNRKEAEELAKQQQEALKQARQEAKELLERAKAQKEREAEEIIRQAQERAERMINEATAQIAREKEKALAELRDEVGRLSVLLAAKVLEKELDAEEQSKLVGRYLEQVGELQ, from the coding sequence TTGGAATTCCACTTGGGAACCATGCTGTTCCAGGTCGTGGTGCTGATCATTCTGATTGCTCTGATGGCCCGGTTCGTCGTGCGGCCCTTGCTCGCGATGATGAAGGAGCGGCAGGATTACATTGACCAACAGATCACCGCGGCCGAGAAGAACCGCAAGGAAGCGGAAGAGCTGGCCAAACAGCAGCAGGAAGCCTTGAAACAGGCCCGCCAGGAGGCGAAGGAGCTTCTCGAACGGGCCAAGGCCCAGAAGGAGCGGGAAGCGGAGGAGATCATCCGCCAGGCCCAGGAGCGGGCGGAACGGATGATCAACGAAGCGACGGCGCAGATTGCCCGGGAGAAGGAGAAGGCCTTGGCCGAACTGCGTGACGAAGTGGGCCGGCTGTCCGTGCTTCTCGCGGCCAAGGTGTTGGAGAAGGAGCTGGACGCCGAAGAGCAGTCCAAGCTGGTCGGCCGTTATCTTGAACAGGTAGGCGAGCTGCAATGA
- a CDS encoding F0F1 ATP synthase subunit delta, which translates to MSRTVIARRYAIALFELAREKGELDRVEQELDQVVETLQRVPELKEWLTAPAVDVERKKALIAERFQGLSAWTKNLLFLLLDRGRQGLISRIAEEYKHLADEARGVAEAVVTSALPLTEKEKEELAAVFEARLGKKLRVTNVVDSDLLGGLIVRVGDRLYDGSLRTKLIRFRQKLTGTQVG; encoded by the coding sequence ATGAGCCGGACTGTGATCGCCCGACGCTATGCCATCGCCCTGTTCGAGCTGGCACGGGAAAAGGGCGAACTGGACAGGGTGGAGCAGGAACTGGACCAGGTTGTGGAGACGCTACAGCGGGTTCCCGAACTGAAGGAGTGGCTGACGGCGCCCGCCGTCGACGTGGAACGGAAGAAAGCCCTGATCGCCGAGCGGTTTCAAGGGCTTTCCGCGTGGACGAAAAACCTCCTGTTTCTCCTGCTCGACCGGGGAAGACAGGGGTTGATTTCCCGGATCGCCGAGGAGTACAAACATCTGGCGGATGAAGCCCGGGGCGTGGCGGAAGCGGTGGTCACCTCGGCGTTGCCGCTGACGGAGAAGGAGAAGGAAGAGCTGGCCGCCGTCTTTGAGGCCCGTCTCGGGAAAAAGCTGCGCGTCACCAACGTCGTCGATTCCGACCTTCTCGGGGGATTGATCGTCCGGGTCGGCGACCGCCTTTACGACGGCAGCCTGAGGACCAAACTGATTCGATTCCGGCAGAAACTGACCGGAACACAAGTGGGGTAG
- a CDS encoding ATP synthase subunit I, which yields MDPRLVNLPGFPLVRREEGVPLNQYIDAQLRKRIRTITLWVGFLLFTLLILWLLLPYKPLIAGIFAGGLVSLHHVIHIAHRLKRAGEMVLAGATPRGTGMVYRILSLMVPLLIALRHPEWIHPWSIFLGLPIGYAVAIAVEIFQLRADRKGGKADWN from the coding sequence TTGGATCCCCGCCTTGTCAACCTCCCTGGTTTCCCACTCGTCCGCCGTGAGGAGGGTGTTCCGCTGAACCAGTATATCGATGCCCAGTTGCGGAAGCGCATTCGCACGATCACCTTGTGGGTGGGTTTTTTGTTGTTCACCCTCCTGATCCTTTGGCTCCTGCTTCCTTACAAACCCTTGATTGCCGGGATCTTCGCCGGAGGACTGGTGAGCCTTCACCACGTGATTCATATCGCCCACCGGCTCAAAAGGGCGGGGGAAATGGTTTTGGCCGGAGCCACCCCCCGCGGGACGGGGATGGTATACCGCATCCTCTCATTGATGGTTCCTCTGCTCATCGCCTTGCGTCATCCCGAGTGGATCCATCCCTGGTCCATCTTTTTGGGACTTCCCATCGGATACGCGGTTGCGATCGCGGTGGAGATTTTCCAGCTCAGGGCTGATAGGAAAGGGGGGAAAGCCGATTGGAACTGA
- the atpE gene encoding F0F1 ATP synthase subunit C: protein MELNFLSAAIMVGLAAFAAAIGNSMLFSKYVEGVARQPEVRGTLFGQVMILFGLIEALPIIAVGLGILVFFGFF, encoded by the coding sequence ATGGAACTCAATTTTCTCTCTGCTGCAATTATGGTGGGTCTGGCCGCTTTCGCCGCGGCCATCGGGAACAGCATGCTGTTCAGCAAATACGTTGAAGGGGTTGCCCGGCAACCGGAGGTTCGCGGCACTCTCTTCGGTCAAGTGATGATCCTCTTCGGTTTGATCGAAGCCCTTCCCATTATTGCGGTGGGGTTGGGGATCCTGGTGTTCTTCGGTTTCTTCTGA
- the atpB gene encoding F0F1 ATP synthase subunit A — translation MELTPKVQFLGLTFDVTVMIGTLFSALVVFLVSLWATRKLQMRPHAWQNAMEMLVDFCRGITRMAFDDKTAERYLAMTITLFLFIFVANELGVMLMVVADVHHPIPWLGLTEETLKEAHAVSWFRSPTADLNVTLAMAVAVALYGHYAGIRNSLRNYVGHYMSPLLPIHLIEEFSKPLTHAMRLWANIFAGEILITVMLTMGSPWITGAPLLVWMGFSLFVGVIQAYIFTVLANVYISQKITAH, via the coding sequence TTGGAACTGACGCCCAAGGTGCAGTTTCTGGGTTTGACCTTCGATGTCACCGTCATGATCGGGACCCTGTTTTCCGCCTTGGTTGTGTTTCTCGTCTCGCTCTGGGCCACTCGAAAACTTCAGATGCGTCCCCATGCATGGCAAAACGCCATGGAGATGTTGGTCGATTTTTGCAGGGGGATCACCCGGATGGCCTTTGACGACAAGACGGCGGAACGGTACCTGGCCATGACCATCACCCTGTTCCTTTTCATTTTTGTCGCCAATGAACTGGGCGTGATGTTGATGGTCGTCGCGGATGTGCATCATCCGATTCCCTGGCTGGGTCTGACCGAAGAGACCTTGAAGGAGGCGCACGCCGTATCCTGGTTCCGGTCCCCGACCGCCGACCTGAACGTGACCCTGGCGATGGCGGTGGCGGTCGCCCTGTACGGGCACTATGCGGGCATCCGGAACAGCCTGAGAAATTATGTGGGACACTACATGAGCCCGCTGCTTCCCATTCATCTCATCGAGGAGTTTTCCAAGCCCCTCACTCACGCCATGCGTCTTTGGGCGAACATTTTCGCCGGGGAGATTCTCATCACCGTCATGCTGACCATGGGGTCCCCCTGGATCACCGGCGCACCGCTTCTGGTATGGATGGGGTTCTCCCTGTTCGTCGGCGTGATTCAGGCATACATCTTTACGGTGTTGGCCAACGTCTACATCTCTCAGAAAATCACTGCTCATTGA